Proteins encoded together in one Amblyomma americanum isolate KBUSLIRL-KWMA chromosome 1, ASM5285725v1, whole genome shotgun sequence window:
- the LOC144101922 gene encoding anaphase-promoting complex subunit 10-like, producing MADRNLRWQAAWEVSSFMPGRGVDRLHDDCVGTYWQSEGQLPHLVNIQLLRETTVRGVMIYTIYIEDFSYTPRRVSVRVGPTLQDLHEVHEAELSAPMGWVYLPTEDSAGQPVRTSVVQLAVLSNHHCGENSRLRLAMLHC from the exons ATGGCTGACCGCAACCTGCGATGGCAAGCCGCTTGGGAGGTCTCATCCTTTATGCCCG GGCGCGGCGTCGACAGGCTGCATGACGACTGCGTCGGCACTTACTGGCAATCCGAGGGCCAACTTCCGCACCTAGTCAACATCCAGCTTCTAAGAGAGACGACAGTCCGCGGTGTGATGATTTACACTATCTACATAGAAGACTTCAGTTACACTCCTCGCAG GGTATCTGTGCGAGTGGGACCCACCCTTCAAGACCTGCACGAAGTGCACGAAGCAGAGCTGTCCGCGCCCATGGGCTGGGTGTACCTGCCAACGGAGGACTCGGCCGGCCAGCCTGTGCGCACCTCCGTCGTACAGCTCGCGGTGCTCTCCAATCACCACTGCGGAGAGAACAGCCGCCTGCGGCTGGCCATGCTGCactgttag